In a single window of the Candidatus Celerinatantimonas neptuna genome:
- the gsiA_2 gene encoding Glutathione import ATP-binding protein GsiA, with the protein MSQFIQVKGLCISARQEHGVSEIVKQVDFALGKGQVLALIGESGSGKTTIALSLMGYTKPGCFFTGGEVWLGEDNLLDAPADKLQHWRGRRVTYIAQSAAAAFNPSKRLIDQVIESALLHKIDSRGQLKKKAIGLFKELALPEPETIGQRYPHEVSGGQLQRIMAAMALIVEPELVILDEPTTALDVTTQVEVLQVFRKVVQQRNVTAVYVSHDLAVVAQVADHVVVLNHGQIQEINPIDKVITAPEHPYTQELMDAAMPRQGKRPLRCINDSETAEAKEPVLFVRKLVAGYGPRDSHGLPAFPVLDDINFKLYPGQAIGIIGESGSGKSTLAKTLVGMLPAALGSVKYNGELLPARLGHRNRAQCQKIQLVFQSADTALNPKHTVRQLIGRPLKTYFKLPRQARSKRIQELIELVQLPADVIDRKPSALSGGQKQRVNLARALAAEPDIIICDEVTSALDTVVGAAILELLNDLKERLGFAYLFISHDMNSVRALCDDVIVLYKGTQVQSSPVDDLYHGPLHPYTALLMDSIPQMRTGWINEPRIAVQAVSMPTGAAKPEICAFVDRCPKKRHGTCDRVAPSYRTIHRHSQILCHLPDDQLLTLQSMADSENGPNRHCHLHPVVGFDIKENYA; encoded by the coding sequence GTGAGTCAATTTATTCAGGTCAAAGGGCTTTGTATCAGTGCCCGCCAGGAACATGGTGTAAGTGAGATTGTGAAGCAAGTTGATTTTGCTTTAGGAAAAGGTCAGGTACTGGCGTTAATTGGTGAGTCTGGCTCAGGTAAGACGACGATCGCATTGTCGCTGATGGGGTATACCAAACCAGGTTGCTTTTTTACGGGAGGTGAAGTCTGGTTAGGTGAGGATAATTTACTCGATGCACCTGCCGATAAGTTGCAGCATTGGCGTGGGCGGCGTGTGACCTATATTGCCCAAAGTGCAGCGGCTGCATTTAATCCCAGTAAGCGGTTGATTGATCAGGTCATCGAGTCTGCATTGCTGCATAAGATCGATAGCCGGGGTCAACTGAAAAAGAAAGCGATAGGATTATTCAAAGAACTGGCCTTGCCTGAGCCGGAAACCATTGGCCAGCGTTATCCTCATGAAGTATCAGGCGGACAGCTGCAGCGGATTATGGCCGCCATGGCACTGATTGTCGAACCTGAACTGGTGATCTTAGATGAGCCGACGACGGCGCTTGATGTTACCACGCAAGTCGAAGTGTTACAGGTTTTTCGTAAGGTGGTTCAACAGCGCAATGTGACTGCTGTTTATGTGTCTCATGATCTGGCTGTGGTTGCTCAGGTAGCCGATCATGTGGTGGTTTTAAATCACGGGCAGATCCAGGAAATCAATCCTATCGACAAAGTGATTACGGCTCCTGAGCATCCGTATACTCAGGAGTTGATGGATGCGGCAATGCCCCGTCAGGGTAAACGACCGCTTCGTTGTATTAATGATTCAGAAACCGCTGAGGCTAAAGAGCCGGTGTTATTTGTCCGAAAACTGGTGGCGGGATATGGACCGCGGGACAGTCATGGACTCCCTGCGTTTCCGGTATTAGATGATATTAATTTCAAGCTGTATCCGGGGCAGGCCATTGGCATCATCGGTGAGTCGGGGTCTGGGAAATCGACCCTCGCTAAAACACTGGTGGGTATGCTACCGGCAGCACTTGGGTCGGTGAAATACAATGGTGAACTACTGCCCGCCCGTCTGGGGCATCGAAACCGGGCTCAGTGTCAGAAAATACAGCTGGTATTTCAAAGTGCCGATACCGCTTTAAACCCCAAACATACGGTTCGTCAGCTGATTGGCCGACCATTAAAAACCTATTTTAAGCTGCCACGTCAGGCTCGCTCCAAGCGTATTCAGGAGCTGATCGAATTAGTTCAGCTGCCAGCCGATGTAATTGACCGTAAGCCTTCGGCACTCTCTGGCGGGCAAAAACAACGTGTCAACCTGGCGCGGGCACTGGCTGCTGAACCCGATATTATTATTTGCGATGAAGTGACCTCGGCATTAGATACCGTGGTAGGGGCTGCAATTTTAGAATTGCTGAATGATCTCAAAGAGAGGCTCGGATTCGCCTACTTGTTTATCAGCCATGATATGAATAGTGTCAGAGCGCTCTGTGATGATGTCATCGTGCTTTACAAAGGCACACAAGTGCAGTCATCCCCGGTAGACGATCTTTATCATGGGCCGCTTCATCCTTATACCGCTCTGTTGATGGATTCGATTCCGCAAATGCGCACGGGATGGATTAATGAGCCGCGCATTGCCGTGCAGGCCGTCTCGATGCCAACAGGCGCTGCAAAGCCGGAAATCTGCGCGTTTGTGGATCGCTGTCCAAAAAAACGTCACGGGACATGCGATAGGGTCGCCCCCAGTTACCGGACTATTCACCGGCACAGTCAGATCTTGTGCCATCTCCCAGACGACCAACTGCTGACGCTGCAAAGTATGGCTGATTCAGAAAATGGCCCGAATAGACATTGCCATCTTCATCCGGTCGTTGGGTTCGATATAAAGGAAAATTATGCATGA
- the hcnB gene encoding Hydrogen cyanide synthase subunit HcnB has protein sequence MERPRIVIIGAGPAGVRCAKVLADQGLRPVVIDEQPRSGGQIYRRQPEGFKRSYRHVYGSEYHKAKLLHQAFDDCLDDIDYYPDTSVWAVQHQTLYAYQQGIPVTIEFDYLVLCTGATDRVLPVKGWEMAGTYTLGGAQIALKHQACAIGRQVAFTGTGPLLYLVAWQYLKAGAKVAGVFDTADTSAQIGAFRQLLVKPKALWQGLKMIASLRRAGVPVYSGITPQQICGDDGVSGFDLLLKNGQAKHIECDALAMGFHIKPEMQLADLAGCEFHYDVASELWLPDVDLSGRTSLEHVFSAGDGCRILGADAAEVSGQIAALSVLQAAHLATPGQQRQHARLVARLKRLKRFGDGMQKAFPWPSHLIDQLPDDAVVCRCEAISKAQVKQSVHGKEATEVNRSKSFSRVGMGRCQGRYCAHVNAQLIARERQQSIEMSGRQRSQAPVKPIPVNVYVQSSVHDVSSASDSGETYE, from the coding sequence ATGGAACGTCCAAGAATTGTCATCATAGGTGCGGGGCCTGCTGGCGTTCGTTGTGCAAAGGTTTTGGCAGACCAAGGTCTGCGCCCGGTTGTTATTGATGAACAGCCTCGCAGTGGCGGGCAGATTTATCGTCGCCAGCCTGAAGGATTTAAACGCAGTTATCGTCATGTCTATGGCAGTGAATATCATAAAGCAAAGCTGCTCCATCAGGCGTTTGACGATTGCCTCGATGATATCGATTATTACCCGGATACCAGTGTCTGGGCGGTGCAACATCAGACGCTTTATGCCTATCAGCAGGGAATTCCGGTGACCATTGAGTTTGATTATCTGGTGCTGTGCACGGGGGCAACGGATCGGGTATTGCCCGTTAAAGGTTGGGAGATGGCTGGGACATATACGCTAGGCGGGGCGCAAATTGCGCTCAAACATCAGGCCTGCGCGATTGGGCGTCAGGTTGCATTTACCGGGACTGGCCCGCTGCTTTATCTGGTGGCCTGGCAGTATCTCAAAGCCGGTGCAAAAGTGGCCGGTGTCTTTGACACCGCAGATACCTCAGCACAGATTGGGGCATTTCGTCAGCTGTTGGTTAAGCCCAAGGCGCTATGGCAGGGATTAAAAATGATCGCGTCGTTAAGGCGTGCCGGAGTCCCTGTTTATAGCGGCATTACACCGCAACAAATCTGTGGTGATGACGGGGTCAGCGGCTTTGATTTGCTTTTGAAAAATGGACAGGCAAAGCATATCGAATGTGATGCGTTGGCGATGGGTTTTCATATCAAACCTGAGATGCAACTGGCCGATCTGGCTGGATGTGAATTTCATTATGATGTGGCCAGTGAGCTGTGGCTGCCTGATGTCGATTTATCAGGGCGAACCTCACTTGAGCATGTTTTTAGCGCCGGAGATGGTTGTCGGATACTAGGTGCCGATGCCGCAGAGGTGTCAGGGCAAATTGCAGCGCTGAGTGTTTTACAGGCGGCTCATCTTGCAACGCCCGGACAGCAACGTCAGCATGCTCGGTTGGTTGCCAGATTAAAGCGTCTGAAACGTTTTGGCGATGGCATGCAAAAAGCCTTTCCATGGCCTTCTCACCTGATTGATCAACTTCCTGATGATGCGGTGGTGTGTCGCTGCGAAGCGATATCCAAAGCACAGGTGAAACAGAGTGTTCATGGCAAAGAAGCCACAGAGGTGAATCGTTCCAAATCGTTTAGCCGGGTGGGAATGGGGCGTTGTCAGGGTCGTTATTGTGCGCATGTCAATGCCCAGCTGATCGCCCGTGAGCGACAGCAGTCGATTGAGATGAGTGGCCGGCAGCGCTCTCAGGCTCCGGTGAAGCCTATTCCTGTGAATGTGTATGTTCAGTCATCAGTGCATGATGTTTCATCGGCTTCGGATAGTGGAGAAACCTATGAATAG
- the soxA gene encoding Monomeric sarcosine oxidase, producing the protein MNSQSASKYDVIVVGGGFMGASSAFFLAKRGMRVLLLERNRVGQYASGVNFGNVRRQGRHLRQLDLANRSRRLWEQLPELIDDDLEFLPSGHMRICYHDSQIEALEAYARAPEAEELDLQILSGKTLRQRFPYLGSEVVAGSYAPYDGHANPRLAAPAFARAAKRQGAIIREGVEVKLIEKTTSGFHLCSTTGETFACEQLLISAGAWGSQLSNQMGEPVPIYTRGPQMSVTEPLPYRFKTVIGVYSSIEEEILYFRQIPRGNIIIGGCHRSLPDMEKRTVRFEPKALIYQMQQLYRVVPAISNINIIRSWSGIESYLPDSLPIMGPSSTTDGLFYAFAFCGHGFQLGPAVGDVMAELIATGATSTDIGLFDIKRFTQQFRPKSA; encoded by the coding sequence ATGAATAGTCAAAGTGCTTCGAAATATGATGTCATCGTGGTGGGTGGCGGTTTTATGGGCGCATCCAGTGCTTTCTTTTTGGCCAAACGGGGAATGCGGGTTCTGTTGCTGGAGCGTAACCGGGTCGGTCAGTATGCCAGTGGTGTAAATTTTGGCAATGTCCGCCGTCAGGGCCGCCATTTAAGGCAGCTCGATCTGGCTAATCGTTCTCGGCGTTTGTGGGAACAACTGCCTGAATTGATCGATGACGATCTGGAGTTTTTGCCCAGTGGGCATATGCGGATTTGCTATCACGACTCCCAGATTGAAGCGCTTGAGGCGTATGCCCGCGCACCTGAAGCCGAAGAGCTGGATTTGCAAATTTTAAGTGGTAAAACATTGCGTCAGCGCTTCCCTTATCTTGGCTCGGAGGTCGTTGCTGGTTCCTATGCCCCGTATGACGGACATGCGAATCCCCGGCTAGCTGCACCGGCGTTTGCCCGGGCGGCAAAGCGTCAGGGGGCGATCATCCGGGAAGGGGTCGAAGTTAAATTAATCGAAAAAACGACATCGGGATTTCATCTTTGCAGTACAACGGGTGAAACCTTTGCCTGTGAACAGTTATTGATTAGTGCCGGAGCCTGGGGAAGCCAGCTTTCGAACCAGATGGGCGAGCCGGTTCCTATTTACACCCGTGGGCCGCAAATGAGTGTGACCGAACCCTTACCATACCGGTTTAAAACGGTCATCGGCGTGTATTCCTCGATTGAGGAAGAAATTTTATATTTCAGGCAGATTCCCCGGGGCAATATCATCATTGGCGGGTGCCATCGTTCCCTGCCTGATATGGAAAAACGAACGGTGCGTTTTGAACCCAAAGCCCTGATTTATCAGATGCAGCAGTTATACCGGGTGGTGCCTGCCATTAGTAATATCAATATCATTCGAAGCTGGAGTGGTATTGAAAGTTATCTGCCGGATTCTCTGCCGATTATGGGACCCAGTTCGACAACCGATGGGCTTTTTTATGCCTTTGCTTTTTGTGGTCATGGTTTTCAACTTGGCCCAGCTGTCGGAGATGTGATGGCTGAGCTTATCGCAACTGGAGCAACATCAACGGATATCGGTTTATTTGATATCAAACGCTTTACCCAACAATTCAGACCCAAAAGTGCTTAA
- the argE gene encoding Acetylornithine deacetylase, with protein MDTKELLKRLISYPTVSSESNLELIAYVRDLLKNHGIDSQLVFNASETKAALFASVGPASRPGILLSGHTDVVPVKGQTWDSDPFMAIEQDQRIYGRGSCDMKGFIACAIHVLLEYAAQPLKRPVHLALSYDEELGCLGVKDLLMQLQQLQCEPYLCIVGEPTSMDIATGHKGKTSYRAHCHGDAAHSSLAPLHTNAVYLACDMIAKLRALQNHLMEKGARDPNYDVPFSTVHVGTIDGGSALNIVPQDCQFEFEIRHLPGDDIQGYLQSWFEQARALIAAARKAHPDTAASVSFECLTDYPGLDTPADHRSVQQLASLSSSSKRLVKVAFGSEGGLFAEYLSAPVVVCGPGSIAQAHQPNEFVALDQLEQCGALLNQLVRSSCL; from the coding sequence ATGGATACCAAAGAACTATTGAAACGTTTAATTTCATATCCGACGGTTTCATCTGAATCCAATCTGGAGCTGATTGCGTATGTACGGGATTTACTGAAAAACCACGGGATAGATTCTCAGCTGGTATTTAATGCATCAGAAACTAAGGCTGCGTTGTTTGCATCTGTTGGTCCGGCCAGCCGGCCTGGCATTTTATTGTCAGGGCATACCGATGTGGTACCGGTTAAAGGCCAGACGTGGGATAGCGATCCATTTATGGCAATAGAGCAGGATCAACGCATCTATGGCCGGGGCAGTTGTGATATGAAAGGCTTCATTGCCTGCGCCATTCACGTGTTACTTGAGTATGCTGCCCAACCGCTCAAGCGACCGGTTCATCTGGCTCTCAGTTACGATGAAGAGCTTGGATGTCTGGGGGTTAAAGATCTGTTGATGCAGCTTCAGCAGCTTCAATGCGAGCCCTATTTGTGCATTGTCGGTGAGCCAACCTCGATGGATATAGCAACCGGGCATAAGGGTAAAACATCTTACCGGGCGCACTGCCATGGTGATGCGGCTCACTCTTCACTGGCTCCTTTACATACCAATGCGGTGTATTTGGCCTGCGATATGATCGCGAAATTACGGGCGTTGCAAAACCATCTGATGGAAAAAGGAGCCCGTGATCCCAACTATGATGTTCCTTTTTCAACCGTTCATGTCGGGACAATTGACGGTGGCAGTGCACTAAATATTGTGCCCCAGGACTGTCAGTTTGAGTTCGAGATCCGGCATTTGCCAGGTGATGATATTCAAGGTTATCTTCAGAGCTGGTTTGAACAGGCCCGTGCTTTAATTGCTGCGGCCCGCAAGGCGCACCCGGATACGGCTGCATCGGTCTCATTTGAGTGTTTGACCGATTATCCGGGGCTGGATACGCCAGCTGATCATCGCTCGGTTCAACAGCTGGCCTCGCTTTCATCGTCTTCAAAGAGGCTGGTTAAAGTGGCTTTTGGGAGTGAAGGGGGTTTGTTTGCTGAATATCTGTCTGCTCCGGTGGTCGTGTGTGGCCCGGGCTCCATCGCACAAGCCCATCAGCCGAATGAATTTGTCGCACTGGATCAGCTTGAACAGTGCGGTGCGCTATTAAACCAACTTGTCCGGTCTAGCTGTCTTTAA
- the gabD_2 gene encoding Succinate-semialdehyde dehydrogenase [NADP(+)] GabD, with translation MINASLQQQLTNPSLLSDQAFIGGHGCLSYDQCEIDVLNPSNGQVIASVPDLSDVQVEESIQIAEQAWLLWRNVAATERSDVLMKWYQLMLDNQDDLALIMTWEQGKPLAEAKGEIVYAASFIKWFAQEARRITGDTLANPSADRRLMTIKQPVGVCAAITPWNFPAAMITRKCAPAIAAGCSIIVKPADLTPLSALALGGLSREAGMPDGLFNVITGDAPRVGKILTESEVVRKITFTGSTRVGSLLMAQSAPTVKGLSLELGGNAPFIVFEDADIDQAVDALMTSKFRNAGQTCVCANRVLVHDALYDEFSKALQASVARLNVGDGLEEGVTIGPLINSAAVQKVKRHIDDALAKGAKIILGEIPDRDSQFVTPTILGDVTTDMVVAQEETFGPVAPLFRFCSEAQAIEIANSTPFGLGAYYFTQNLQRAWRVGEALEFGMVGLNTGIISMDAAPFGGVKRSGLGREGSHLGIDEYLEVKTWHMGGF, from the coding sequence ATGATCAATGCATCATTACAGCAACAGTTAACGAACCCATCGCTATTGTCTGATCAGGCATTTATTGGCGGCCATGGGTGTTTATCTTACGATCAGTGCGAAATCGATGTGCTGAATCCATCCAATGGACAGGTGATTGCCAGCGTTCCGGATTTGAGTGATGTTCAGGTCGAAGAGTCTATTCAAATTGCAGAGCAGGCCTGGCTGCTCTGGAGAAACGTTGCTGCAACTGAGCGCTCTGATGTCCTGATGAAATGGTATCAGCTAATGCTCGACAATCAGGATGATCTGGCGTTAATTATGACTTGGGAACAGGGTAAACCTCTGGCTGAAGCAAAAGGAGAAATTGTCTATGCAGCCAGCTTTATTAAATGGTTTGCGCAGGAAGCGCGCCGGATTACAGGGGATACATTAGCGAATCCATCAGCCGACCGGCGTCTGATGACCATCAAGCAGCCTGTCGGGGTTTGTGCTGCGATCACGCCCTGGAATTTTCCGGCAGCTATGATTACCCGAAAATGTGCCCCGGCGATTGCGGCAGGCTGTTCTATTATCGTGAAACCGGCTGATTTAACCCCGCTTTCGGCCCTGGCTCTTGGGGGGTTATCGCGCGAAGCCGGTATGCCTGATGGCCTGTTTAATGTGATTACCGGCGATGCGCCGCGAGTCGGTAAAATATTGACGGAAAGTGAGGTGGTCAGAAAAATCACCTTTACCGGCTCAACACGAGTGGGCAGCTTATTGATGGCGCAAAGTGCTCCGACGGTAAAAGGGTTAAGCCTTGAGTTAGGTGGTAATGCACCTTTTATCGTCTTTGAAGATGCAGATATTGATCAGGCGGTTGATGCGCTGATGACCAGTAAATTTCGCAATGCCGGGCAAACCTGCGTATGTGCGAACCGCGTACTGGTTCACGATGCGCTCTACGATGAATTCTCTAAAGCATTGCAGGCTTCAGTTGCCAGATTAAACGTTGGTGACGGGCTTGAAGAGGGTGTCACGATTGGTCCGTTGATTAATTCAGCCGCTGTTCAAAAAGTGAAGCGTCATATCGACGATGCGCTGGCTAAAGGCGCAAAAATCATTCTGGGTGAGATCCCGGATCGTGATTCACAGTTTGTGACGCCAACTATTTTGGGTGATGTCACAACAGATATGGTTGTGGCACAGGAAGAGACGTTTGGTCCGGTGGCTCCTTTATTCAGGTTTTGCAGCGAAGCGCAGGCGATTGAAATCGCCAACAGCACGCCTTTTGGTCTGGGGGCTTATTATTTTACCCAGAATCTGCAACGTGCCTGGCGGGTTGGGGAGGCTCTGGAGTTTGGGATGGTCGGCCTGAATACCGGGATTATTTCGATGGATGCGGCTCCGTTTGGTGGGGTTAAACGGTCCGGGCTCGGTCGTGAGGGTTCTCATCTTGGCATTGATGAATATCTGGAAGTAAAAACCTGGCACATGGGCGGGTTTTAG
- the davT_3 gene encoding 5-aminovalerate aminotransferase DavT gives MNSDNTRSKILFEEKQHHVPKGLVNAHPIALDHALGAELWDVDGRRYLDFVGGIGVLNTGHNHPEVVDAVRSQLEKVTHGCAQVTVYEPYLEVARKLNALIGQGEHYKTVLLSSGAEAVENAVKIARGYTNRPAVISFKGGFHGRTLLGSTLTGMSSPYKQNFGPMAGEIYHATYPNAFRHVSVDDALASIEAIFQSQVTPDRVAAIIVESVQGDGGFLAAPKAFLQQLRSLATQYGIVLILDEIQAGFGRTGKMFGYQHADIVPDLVTCAKSLAGGFPLSAVTGKAEIMDGPRPGGLGGTYGGNAVACAAASAVIDLYTRDDFLLTLACQRGDYFKQGLTALQQQFKPIADVRGVGFMLAIEICDLSDSPKVNEALAQSLIAACRDQGLLVIKCGTGRNVIRFLPPVNISEALLDEALAMLKSACQAVLA, from the coding sequence ATGAACTCAGACAATACCCGCTCGAAAATACTCTTTGAAGAAAAACAACACCATGTTCCCAAAGGGTTGGTCAATGCGCATCCGATCGCATTGGATCATGCTCTTGGGGCTGAATTGTGGGATGTCGATGGTCGGCGTTATCTGGATTTCGTCGGAGGGATCGGGGTGCTCAATACCGGACATAACCATCCTGAGGTTGTCGATGCTGTGCGCTCTCAGCTTGAAAAGGTCACTCATGGTTGTGCTCAGGTAACCGTTTATGAGCCCTACCTTGAGGTCGCCCGTAAACTTAATGCTCTGATTGGGCAGGGTGAACATTATAAGACAGTATTGCTTTCATCAGGCGCAGAAGCGGTTGAAAATGCCGTGAAAATTGCCCGGGGTTATACCAACCGGCCTGCGGTGATCTCATTTAAAGGGGGGTTTCACGGACGAACGCTGTTGGGCAGTACCTTAACCGGGATGAGTTCACCGTATAAACAAAATTTTGGGCCGATGGCGGGTGAAATTTACCATGCAACCTATCCGAATGCTTTTCGCCATGTCAGTGTGGATGATGCGCTGGCTTCTATTGAGGCTATTTTCCAGTCGCAGGTCACCCCTGATCGTGTTGCCGCCATTATTGTCGAATCGGTTCAGGGCGATGGTGGCTTTCTTGCAGCTCCCAAGGCATTCCTTCAACAACTCCGTTCGTTGGCGACACAATACGGTATTGTGCTGATTCTTGATGAAATTCAGGCCGGATTTGGCCGGACAGGGAAAATGTTTGGTTATCAGCACGCGGATATTGTTCCTGATTTAGTCACGTGTGCCAAGAGCTTAGCCGGTGGCTTTCCTTTGTCGGCAGTTACCGGAAAAGCTGAAATTATGGATGGTCCTCGTCCTGGTGGATTGGGCGGAACGTATGGTGGTAATGCCGTTGCTTGTGCCGCAGCTTCTGCGGTCATTGATTTGTATACCCGGGACGATTTTCTTCTGACTCTGGCCTGTCAGCGAGGGGACTACTTTAAGCAAGGATTAACCGCATTGCAGCAGCAGTTTAAACCGATAGCTGATGTGCGAGGTGTTGGTTTTATGCTGGCAATTGAGATTTGTGATCTAAGTGATTCACCCAAAGTGAATGAAGCACTGGCGCAGTCGCTAATTGCGGCTTGTCGTGATCAGGGACTATTGGTGATTAAGTGTGGTACGGGGCGTAATGTCATTCGTTTTCTGCCGCCGGTCAATATCAGTGAGGCATTGCTCGATGAAGCGTTAGCTATGCTCAAAAGTGCTTGTCAGGCTGTGTTGGCTTGA